A genome region from Glutamicibacter arilaitensis Re117 includes the following:
- a CDS encoding aspartate/glutamate racemase family protein, which yields MRILILNVNTTESMTRAIGDSARQAASPGTEIVELTPDFGADSCEGNFESYLAAIAVMDKVMSYREPFDAVIQAGYGEHVREGLQELLDVPVVDITEAAASTAQFLGHKYSVVTTLDRTVPLIEDRLKLAGLTDRLASVRASGLGVLELESDPQRAVAAIVEQSKQAVEQDKAEVICSGCGGMAELEEQVKAATGVPIVDGVRAAVTIAESLVRLGLSTSKVRTYAPPRPKKVTGWPISVESASLAAR from the coding sequence ATGCGAATTCTTATTTTGAATGTCAACACCACCGAATCAATGACCCGCGCCATCGGCGACTCGGCCCGCCAAGCCGCGTCCCCGGGCACCGAAATCGTGGAACTGACCCCGGATTTCGGGGCCGACTCCTGCGAGGGCAACTTCGAGAGCTACCTGGCGGCCATCGCCGTGATGGACAAGGTGATGAGCTACCGCGAGCCGTTTGACGCAGTCATCCAAGCCGGATATGGCGAGCACGTGCGCGAAGGGCTGCAGGAACTGCTCGATGTCCCCGTCGTAGACATCACCGAAGCGGCCGCTTCCACCGCCCAGTTCCTCGGTCACAAGTATTCGGTGGTCACCACGCTGGATCGCACGGTGCCGCTGATCGAAGACCGGCTGAAGCTCGCCGGGCTGACCGATCGACTGGCCTCGGTGCGTGCCAGCGGCCTGGGCGTGCTGGAGCTGGAATCCGATCCGCAGCGTGCGGTCGCCGCCATCGTCGAGCAGTCCAAGCAGGCGGTGGAACAAGACAAGGCCGAAGTCATCTGCTCGGGATGCGGGGGCATGGCCGAGCTCGAAGAACAGGTCAAGGCGGCCACCGGCGTGCCGATCGTCGACGGGGTGCGCGCCGCGGTGACCATCGCCGAGTCTCTGGTGCGCCTGGGACTGAGCACGTCCAAGGTCCGCACCTACGCTCCCCCACGTCCCAAGAAGGTCACTGGCTGGCCGATATCTGTTGAGTCGGCGAGTCTGGCTGCCCGCTAG
- a CDS encoding ASCH domain-containing protein, with product MTENSVAELPPVNAEASQEMWAEYIASAGIAADQEPFHVAESFGDNPALADELLHEMLHGTKRATSSLASDYAFYNERVPQVGDHCIVCDGKGQPRMIFRVLSVERSSFFDVDADFAVAEGEGDQSLEHWRREHDKFWRRTQKSIGIDWTPEETTKPGGELIKERFEICWPPSFAD from the coding sequence ATGACTGAAAACTCCGTTGCAGAATTGCCGCCGGTTAACGCTGAAGCCTCGCAAGAGATGTGGGCGGAGTATATAGCCAGCGCGGGCATTGCAGCGGACCAGGAGCCGTTCCATGTTGCAGAGTCCTTCGGTGATAACCCTGCGCTTGCCGATGAACTGTTGCATGAGATGCTCCACGGAACCAAGCGTGCCACCTCGTCTTTAGCCAGTGACTATGCCTTCTATAACGAGCGTGTCCCGCAGGTTGGCGACCACTGCATCGTCTGCGATGGAAAAGGTCAGCCCCGAATGATCTTCCGCGTGCTTTCCGTGGAACGATCTTCCTTCTTTGACGTTGATGCGGACTTCGCCGTGGCCGAGGGCGAGGGCGATCAGTCACTGGAGCACTGGCGTCGTGAACACGACAAGTTCTGGCGTCGAACCCAGAAATCAATTGGTATTGATTGGACTCCCGAAGAAACGACGAAGCCCGGTGGGGAACTGATCAAGGAACGATTCGAAATTTGCTGGCCACCATCCTTCGCTGACTAA
- a CDS encoding NCS1 family nucleobase:cation symporter-1 translates to MDQANPFELSASLYNKDLAPTTRKARTWNAYSILTLWANDVHSLGNYAFAIGLFALGMTGWQILGALGIGAVLLFALLNLSGFMGEKTGVPFPVMSRIAFGITGAQIPTLLRGAVAIVWFGIQTYLAAQVLSVRVIAVAPEAASLELTSFLGLNTLGWICFVALWAIQLVIVSYGMEMIRKYEAFAGPVILVNFLSLAIWMLFESGFNVSMSTGVPKSGIEMWTAMFGAAALWVSIYGTFVLNFCDFTRGAATKQAIVKGNFFGMPLNMLFFGAIVVVLTGTQFSINGQVITSPSDVVGAIPNTVLLLLASAALLVLTIAVNLMANFVAPTYALTNLFPKKLDFRGAALISGTIGLVILPWNLYNSPEIINYFLGGLGALLGPLFGIIMADYWLIRKARINVMDLYRSDAKGIYYFTRGVNYRAVIALAISSVIALLLAFVPAMHVVGPFAWFLGSAAGALAYLALAKRQHDLADIDGEPIAVTPTY, encoded by the coding sequence ATCGACCAGGCCAACCCCTTCGAGCTGAGCGCTTCGCTCTACAACAAGGACTTGGCGCCGACTACCCGCAAGGCACGCACCTGGAACGCCTACAGCATCCTTACGCTGTGGGCCAATGACGTGCATTCACTGGGCAATTACGCATTCGCCATCGGCCTCTTCGCCCTGGGCATGACCGGCTGGCAGATCCTCGGTGCTCTGGGCATCGGTGCGGTGCTGCTCTTCGCCCTGCTGAATCTATCCGGCTTCATGGGCGAGAAGACCGGGGTGCCCTTCCCCGTAATGAGCCGTATCGCCTTTGGCATTACCGGCGCACAGATCCCGACCTTGCTGCGCGGAGCGGTGGCCATTGTCTGGTTCGGCATCCAGACTTATCTGGCAGCGCAAGTGCTCTCGGTCAGGGTGATCGCGGTTGCGCCGGAAGCCGCGAGCCTTGAGCTGACCAGCTTCCTGGGCCTCAATACCCTCGGCTGGATCTGCTTCGTGGCCCTGTGGGCCATCCAGCTGGTGATTGTCAGCTACGGCATGGAAATGATCCGCAAGTACGAGGCCTTCGCCGGTCCGGTCATTCTGGTGAACTTCCTGTCCCTGGCCATCTGGATGCTCTTCGAATCCGGCTTCAACGTGTCCATGAGCACCGGGGTGCCGAAGTCCGGCATCGAAATGTGGACCGCCATGTTCGGCGCCGCTGCCCTCTGGGTCTCCATCTACGGCACCTTCGTGCTGAACTTCTGCGACTTCACCCGCGGTGCCGCTACCAAGCAGGCCATCGTCAAGGGCAACTTCTTCGGCATGCCGCTGAATATGCTTTTCTTCGGAGCCATCGTCGTGGTTCTGACCGGAACGCAGTTCTCCATCAACGGCCAGGTCATCACCTCGCCGTCCGATGTTGTCGGGGCAATCCCGAATACCGTCCTGCTGCTGTTGGCTTCGGCCGCACTGCTGGTGCTGACCATCGCGGTGAACCTGATGGCCAACTTCGTTGCACCGACCTACGCGTTGACCAACCTGTTCCCGAAGAAGCTGGACTTCCGCGGGGCCGCTTTGATCTCCGGTACCATCGGCTTGGTCATCTTGCCTTGGAACCTCTACAACTCGCCGGAAATCATCAATTACTTCCTGGGCGGCCTGGGCGCGCTGCTCGGCCCGCTGTTCGGGATCATCATGGCCGACTACTGGCTGATCCGCAAGGCCCGGATCAACGTCATGGACCTGTACCGCTCGGATGCCAAGGGCATCTACTACTTCACCCGCGGCGTGAACTACCGCGCCGTGATTGCTCTGGCCATCAGCTCGGTCATCGCGCTGCTGCTGGCCTTCGTCCCAGCCATGCACGTGGTCGGTCCCTTCGCCTGGTTCCTCGGATCCGCCGCGGGCGCCTTAGCCTACCTGGCGCTGGCCAAGCGCCAGCACGACCTGGCCGACATCGATGGTGAGCCGATCGCCGTGACACCAACCTACTAG